The proteins below come from a single Thalassotalea ponticola genomic window:
- the yjgA gene encoding ribosome biogenesis factor YjgA: MAREIGEYDEENDILYVSKTELKQDMKDLQKLAEAICHMGPKQRAKLALNSEIEQALVIADKIKGKHDAFHRNVQFIAKQLHSLDVEAIRLKIDIMENKHGIADAHNRFYEELREQILSADNQTIETLINDNSSLERQRLRQLIRQANKEVKQSKPGKSYKELFKYLKQHVAYTPSA, translated from the coding sequence ATGGCTCGAGAAATTGGCGAATACGACGAAGAAAATGACATTCTCTACGTAAGCAAAACTGAATTAAAGCAAGACATGAAGGACCTACAAAAATTAGCGGAAGCGATCTGTCACATGGGTCCCAAACAGCGCGCTAAACTGGCGTTAAACAGCGAAATTGAGCAGGCCCTGGTTATCGCTGATAAGATCAAAGGCAAACACGATGCTTTTCATCGCAACGTACAGTTCATTGCCAAGCAATTACACAGCCTTGATGTCGAGGCGATTCGCTTAAAAATTGACATCATGGAGAATAAACACGGTATTGCTGACGCGCACAACCGCTTCTACGAAGAGTTACGCGAGCAGATACTAAGCGCTGATAACCAAACTATTGAGACATTAATTAACGACAACAGTAGCTTAGAACGCCAGCGCTTGCGCCAACTGATCCGTCAGGCCAACAAAGAGGTCAAACAAAGCAAACCTGGCAAGAGTTATAAAGAGCTGTTTAAGTATTTAAAACAACACGTAGCCTATACGCCGAGCGCTTAA
- the pmbA gene encoding metalloprotease PmbA, whose amino-acid sequence MENKQSIEQSMEHVKQSVSKVLEMAKSLGAQSAEVSISKMQGLSVSTRMGEVETVEFNNDGALGISLYKDGRKGSASTADLSEKALQQSVNAAVNIANYTSVDPFAGLADKELLEFEPEDLDLYHPQQISADQAIDIAREAELTALQRDARIVNSDGANFASYEGFKVYGNSHGQLVAYPSTRHSLTCMMIAASGEDMQRDYNYTVSREFAQLTPAKSLGEQAADAALERLNPRKIATQKCPVLFRADVANSIFGHLISAISGGNLYRNSSFLVDSIGERIFSDHLTIEERPFIKRGLASSAFDAEGVKPIQREIIKNGCLQSYLLTSYSARKLGLQTTGNAGGIHNWQVSANGGDLTAMLEAMGTGLLVTELMGQGVNVVTGDYSRGAAGFWVENGQIAYPVSEITIAANLKDMFKSLVLSGNDYDLRGSIKTGSLLIEQMQVSGQ is encoded by the coding sequence ATGGAAAACAAGCAATCAATTGAACAATCGATGGAACACGTTAAACAAAGTGTCAGCAAAGTGTTAGAGATGGCGAAGAGCCTGGGTGCGCAGAGCGCAGAAGTCTCAATCTCAAAGATGCAAGGGCTGAGTGTTTCGACGCGTATGGGTGAGGTAGAAACCGTCGAGTTTAACAATGATGGTGCATTGGGTATTTCACTGTATAAAGACGGTCGCAAGGGCTCTGCGTCAACCGCGGACTTATCGGAAAAAGCATTACAACAATCGGTTAATGCAGCTGTCAATATTGCCAACTATACCTCCGTTGATCCGTTTGCTGGACTTGCAGATAAAGAGCTTCTTGAGTTTGAGCCTGAAGACCTCGACTTATATCACCCGCAGCAGATCAGTGCTGATCAGGCCATTGATATTGCTCGAGAAGCCGAATTAACGGCTTTGCAACGGGATGCGCGCATTGTTAATTCAGACGGTGCTAACTTTGCTAGCTACGAGGGTTTTAAAGTTTATGGCAACAGCCATGGGCAGTTAGTTGCTTATCCAAGTACGCGTCACAGCTTAACTTGCATGATGATTGCCGCCAGTGGTGAGGATATGCAACGCGATTATAATTATACGGTGAGTCGTGAGTTTGCTCAGTTGACGCCGGCCAAGTCACTTGGCGAGCAAGCGGCCGATGCCGCACTAGAGCGTTTGAACCCGCGTAAAATCGCTACCCAAAAGTGTCCTGTGCTATTTCGCGCCGATGTTGCTAACAGCATTTTTGGTCACCTTATCTCGGCGATCAGCGGTGGCAATTTATATCGCAATTCATCGTTCTTAGTTGACAGTATTGGTGAGCGGATATTTAGTGATCACCTAACGATTGAAGAGCGACCGTTTATCAAGCGAGGCTTAGCCAGTTCGGCATTTGATGCGGAAGGGGTAAAGCCTATACAACGCGAAATCATCAAAAACGGCTGTTTGCAATCGTATTTGCTGACCAGTTACTCAGCGCGTAAACTCGGCTTGCAAACCACTGGTAACGCCGGCGGTATTCACAATTGGCAAGTGTCGGCAAACGGCGGTGATTTAACGGCAATGCTTGAAGCGATGGGGACCGGTTTATTAGTCACCGAGCTGATGGGACAGGGCGTTAACGTTGTTACGGGTGATTACTCCAGAGGCGCCGCTGGCTTTTGGGTAGAAAATGGGCAAATTGCTTATCCGGTCTCTGAAATCACCATTGCGGCCAATTTAAAAGACATGTTTAAGTCTCTAGTATTAAGCGGTAACGACTATGATCTGCGCGGTAGTATAAAAACCGGTAGTTTATTGATTGAACAAATGCAGGTGTCAGGTCAGTAA
- the mgtE gene encoding magnesium transporter — protein MAELSEQETSQQRLLEINTAIDSGMFVYVRKMLQNMSDYDIALLLESSPAKSRNVLWQLVDPDLHGDILEELSEEVRKGILRKMQPEKVAAATEGMDIDDLAEVLRGLPDSAYQEVLNSMDTQDRMRVEQALAYEPETAGGIMNTDTITLRPDVTVDVVLRYLRLKGKLPESTDSFYVVNREDILIGSVSLADLVTAQPEQAIGEITDTHTVPVNVAMEDTEVAIMFERHDWFSAPVVDDDNRLLGRITVDDVVDIIREDAEHSMMSMAGLDDEADTFAPVIKSTRQRSIWLGVNLITALLAVAVSSMFEPILAEMAILAVLNTLVPSMGGVAGSQTLTLVIRGLALGHIGENNARTILTKELAVGFLNGLIWSLLIASIVTLWKQDLLLGGIIAFAMLANLTVAGLAGVITPLALKKMNIDPALAGGVILTTVTDVVGIFAFLGTATLLLSSTA, from the coding sequence GTGGCAGAGTTGTCAGAACAAGAAACAAGCCAACAGCGATTACTAGAAATTAATACCGCTATCGATAGTGGTATGTTTGTCTACGTGCGTAAAATGCTGCAAAACATGTCCGATTACGACATCGCTTTGCTACTCGAGTCGTCTCCGGCCAAAAGTCGTAACGTATTATGGCAACTTGTTGATCCCGACCTACACGGCGATATTTTAGAAGAGCTTTCAGAAGAGGTGCGCAAAGGCATTCTGCGCAAAATGCAACCGGAAAAAGTTGCGGCCGCGACAGAAGGCATGGATATAGACGACCTCGCCGAAGTCCTGCGCGGATTGCCTGATTCAGCGTATCAAGAAGTGCTCAACTCGATGGATACGCAAGACCGTATGCGAGTAGAGCAGGCTCTCGCTTACGAGCCAGAAACGGCCGGTGGTATCATGAATACGGATACCATTACCCTGCGTCCTGATGTAACAGTTGATGTCGTACTGCGCTATTTGCGTCTCAAGGGCAAACTGCCTGAATCGACAGACTCCTTTTATGTGGTAAACCGTGAAGATATCCTCATCGGCAGTGTTTCTTTGGCTGACTTAGTCACAGCCCAACCAGAGCAAGCGATAGGGGAAATTACCGACACCCATACGGTGCCAGTAAACGTCGCGATGGAAGATACCGAAGTGGCCATTATGTTTGAACGCCACGACTGGTTTTCCGCTCCTGTTGTTGATGACGACAACCGCCTGCTCGGTCGTATTACCGTGGATGATGTGGTTGATATTATTCGCGAAGACGCAGAGCACTCAATGATGAGTATGGCCGGTCTCGATGACGAAGCCGATACATTTGCACCAGTTATTAAAAGTACTCGACAACGCTCCATTTGGTTAGGGGTCAATTTAATCACCGCCTTATTAGCCGTTGCGGTGTCGAGTATGTTTGAACCTATTTTAGCGGAAATGGCCATCTTAGCGGTGTTAAATACGTTAGTCCCCAGTATGGGTGGCGTCGCTGGTAGTCAAACGCTAACCTTGGTTATTCGCGGTTTGGCGTTGGGTCACATAGGCGAAAACAACGCGCGCACGATATTAACCAAGGAATTAGCCGTGGGCTTTTTAAACGGGCTTATTTGGTCACTGTTGATTGCGTCGATTGTTACTCTGTGGAAGCAAGACTTGTTACTAGGTGGTATTATTGCGTTTGCCATGCTCGCTAATTTAACGGTTGCCGGCTTGGCCGGTGTGATCACGCCGTTAGCATTGAAAAAAATGAATATAGACCCAGCCTTGGCTGGTGGGGTGATCCTCACCACGGTAACCGATGTCGTTGGTATCTTTGCCTTTTTAGGTACGGCTACCCTGCTCCTAAGCTCAACTGCTTAA
- a CDS encoding HPr family phosphocarrier protein — protein MAKTKSATSTHASRMVTIENKLGLHARAATKLAKLSQQFNSSIRIVLDGKTADAGSIMGLMLLTGSQGKTVAVECQGDDAEQALDAVCQLFGDKFDEAE, from the coding sequence ATGGCAAAAACCAAGTCTGCAACCTCAACCCATGCCTCGCGTATGGTGACCATTGAAAATAAACTCGGCCTACACGCGCGCGCAGCAACTAAGCTAGCTAAATTGAGCCAGCAATTTAACTCGTCAATTCGCATTGTGTTAGATGGTAAAACGGCCGACGCTGGCTCGATCATGGGCTTGATGTTATTAACCGGTAGTCAAGGGAAGACGGTTGCAGTTGAGTGCCAAGGCGATGATGCTGAACAAGCTCTTGATGCGGTGTGCCAGTTATTTGGCGACAAATTTGACGAAGCAGAATAG